From the Teredinibacter turnerae T7901 genome, one window contains:
- a CDS encoding glutaredoxin family protein → MATDKFENLTTADVTLYHRPACGFCSRVMYALKDMNLDIPKEDIWQNSQARTDLYKGGGKNQVPALRIRQPNGDYVWMYESLDIIDFLQQHFSE, encoded by the coding sequence ATGGCTACTGATAAATTTGAAAACCTCACCACAGCAGATGTAACGCTTTACCATCGTCCTGCCTGCGGTTTTTGCTCTCGCGTCATGTACGCACTTAAAGATATGAATCTGGATATCCCCAAAGAAGATATCTGGCAAAACAGTCAGGCGCGCACAGACCTTTATAAAGGCGGCGGTAAAAACCAGGTTCCAGCGCTGCGCATTCGCCAGCCAAATGGTGACTATGTGTGGATGTACGAATCGCTGGATATCATCGATTTTTTACAGCAACACTTCAGCGAATAA
- a CDS encoding glycoside hydrolase family 3 N-terminal domain-containing protein, translating to MGADLQDALYKNPEAPIADRVDDLLARMSLEEKLGQMMQLPAIDEGYETYIEKYHLGSYLHALGDTIVQLRRRNAEKSRLGIPLIFGIDAIHGHCFEDGSTVFPTQLATACSWNTELFGRIGEITAQEAYGAGLDWTFSPVLCMARDPRWGRTGETFGEDSFLIGEYAGALAAGYEGAGVPFAACAKHFAAYGEAEGGRDSTDVHVSERNMRTVFLPPFKKVLDAGCKTLMVGYQSLNGIPCSANTWLLNDLLREEWRYQGVVVTDWNNCGQMVNLQSAASDIEQAVELCLEASNDVFMNTPEFFDCAVALVRSGKVTEERINQSVRRILHLKFSLGLFEAELQRDKAEHWQPERWQVSEEASRQSITLVKNDGTLPLVANRLNKVLVVGDNAKNLVNQLGDWAFLANKVNNVDHRTVVVTLEQALRERSVRGGYRLDYLGADYCGPLNNEAPNRFAIEEAARDVDAIVFCAGDDLTQYGEYHDRANLSLPGNQSAVFDLLVETGKPIVTVMIMSKPHTIGWVLEKSAAVMIAFNPGPFGGSAIADCLFGDVNPAGRLPISFPVTVGQLPVFYNQAPGWHAQLSPKYDKTDHYVDAPPESLLAFGEGMSYSSIVYGDAQIMASKAANACSLKVNIKNTSARAAVEVVQLYARWCIPGVTSPVKNLIAFKRIELQADTGFDVEFELNASDFVVLDRRLHWQQYTGGLVLLVGSSSRDRDLQVLHWQFS from the coding sequence GTGGGCGCTGATTTGCAAGACGCACTTTATAAAAACCCCGAAGCTCCAATTGCTGATCGCGTAGACGATTTATTAGCGAGAATGTCACTCGAGGAAAAGTTGGGTCAGATGATGCAACTTCCCGCGATTGATGAAGGCTATGAGACGTATATCGAAAAATATCACCTGGGGTCATACCTGCACGCCCTCGGTGACACCATTGTGCAGCTGAGACGCCGTAACGCGGAAAAGTCGCGCCTCGGCATTCCTTTAATATTTGGTATTGATGCTATCCACGGCCACTGTTTTGAAGACGGCTCTACCGTCTTCCCAACCCAGCTGGCGACCGCCTGTAGCTGGAATACCGAACTGTTTGGCCGCATTGGGGAGATTACCGCGCAGGAGGCGTATGGCGCAGGGCTCGATTGGACATTTTCACCAGTGCTATGCATGGCGCGTGACCCCCGTTGGGGACGAACCGGAGAGACCTTCGGCGAGGACAGTTTTCTCATTGGTGAGTATGCCGGCGCGTTAGCCGCGGGCTACGAGGGTGCCGGGGTGCCTTTTGCTGCGTGTGCCAAGCATTTTGCCGCCTACGGAGAGGCGGAGGGGGGGCGAGACAGCACCGATGTTCACGTTTCTGAGCGCAATATGCGCACCGTTTTTTTGCCCCCGTTTAAAAAAGTTCTCGATGCAGGCTGCAAAACCCTGATGGTGGGGTACCAATCGCTTAACGGCATCCCTTGCTCCGCCAATACCTGGTTATTGAACGACCTGTTGCGGGAGGAATGGCGTTATCAAGGTGTAGTGGTCACGGATTGGAATAATTGCGGGCAAATGGTAAATCTGCAGAGCGCAGCGTCGGATATTGAACAGGCCGTCGAGCTTTGCCTTGAAGCCAGTAACGATGTTTTTATGAACACACCAGAATTTTTCGATTGTGCGGTGGCGCTTGTGCGCAGCGGTAAAGTGACCGAGGAGCGGATCAACCAAAGCGTGCGCCGCATTCTCCACCTAAAATTTTCCCTGGGCTTGTTCGAAGCCGAGCTGCAGCGAGACAAAGCTGAGCACTGGCAGCCGGAACGCTGGCAGGTGTCCGAGGAGGCGTCTCGTCAATCTATCACCTTGGTCAAAAACGACGGTACTTTACCACTGGTTGCAAACCGCCTGAACAAAGTTCTGGTTGTTGGTGACAACGCTAAAAATCTGGTCAACCAATTGGGCGACTGGGCGTTTCTTGCCAATAAGGTCAATAATGTCGACCATCGCACGGTGGTGGTCACCCTCGAACAGGCATTGCGCGAACGCAGTGTCAGGGGCGGATATCGCTTGGATTATCTCGGTGCAGATTACTGTGGCCCGTTGAATAACGAAGCTCCTAATCGTTTTGCCATCGAAGAAGCGGCGAGAGATGTCGATGCTATCGTTTTTTGCGCAGGGGACGACCTCACACAATACGGGGAGTATCACGATCGAGCCAACCTATCCCTGCCAGGAAATCAATCGGCGGTTTTTGACCTACTGGTCGAGACGGGCAAGCCTATTGTTACGGTAATGATAATGAGCAAGCCGCACACGATTGGCTGGGTGCTTGAAAAATCGGCGGCCGTTATGATTGCGTTCAACCCAGGTCCCTTTGGTGGAAGTGCCATCGCTGATTGCTTGTTTGGCGATGTGAACCCTGCGGGACGGTTGCCGATAAGTTTTCCCGTAACGGTAGGTCAGTTACCGGTATTTTATAATCAGGCGCCTGGCTGGCACGCTCAACTATCGCCAAAGTATGACAAAACTGATCACTATGTCGACGCTCCCCCAGAGTCTCTACTGGCGTTTGGCGAGGGAATGAGTTACAGCTCGATCGTCTATGGTGACGCGCAAATAATGGCGTCAAAAGCAGCTAACGCATGTTCGTTGAAAGTGAACATTAAAAATACAAGCGCCAGAGCTGCAGTGGAAGTCGTCCAGTTGTATGCGCGCTGGTGTATCCCGGGGGTCACTAGCCCAGTGAAAAATCTGATCGCCTTTAAGCGTATCGAGCTGCAGGCCGATACTGGGTTTGATGTGGAATTTGAGCTGAATGCCAGTGATTTTGTGGTTTTGGATAGGCGTCTACACTGGCAGCAATATACAGGCGGATTAGTTTTGCTTGTAGGCTCAAGCAGCCGCGACAGGGATTTGCAAGTGTTACATTGGCAGTTCTCGTAG